GTCAAAGGCAAACGACCCCTGCTCCCCAGCCATCTGAGCATGGAAAACCACCTGAAGGAGCAGGTCGCCCAGCTCCTCCTTTAGATCGTCCAGGTCGTTGCGCTCGATAGCATCCGCAACTTCGTATGCTTCCTCGAGCGTGTAGGGGGAGATCGTTCGGAAATTCTGCTGCAGATCCCACGGGCATCCTCCATCAGGGTCTCGCAAGGAGGCCATGATTTTGAGTAGTGCGTCGATTGACCGGAGGTCTTCCGGAATTTCCTTCACGAAATGTCCTTTATTTTGTTGGTGCGTCGGCAACACCGCCGCCTGTTCCCACCTGGGTAACAGCGGCGGCGGCATCACTTAACGGATGCTCGTCCAGTTTATGCTGATCGCGCGCGGCAATCCGCTCCCGCAATAGTTTTTGTTCGGCCCTGTTCAGAGGAAAGTTCCACATCACAGCGGCTGCTGCCAGCATGAACAGGGCTGGGAAACCAACATAGATATAGAGGAGCTGATCCAGCGTTTCCTGTGAGTTCCCACCGCTCGCATCAAACCCGATCCAGTCAAGGAGTGGGTAGGTGATGCCGATGGCCAGCGCTGCCCCAACCTTTCCTGTCATGGTGAGCAGGGAATAATACATACCCGTTCTCTGTTCACCTGTTTCAAGATTGTCATAGTCGGTGACGTCAGCCATGACCGACCGCAGCAGGAAGGAACCCGCACCATAAGCGATGCCGTAGGCAGTGTTCCCGAAAAACAGCCACCAGAAACTTTCTGTCGGAAAGAAAATGACCATGGGCAATGAAATGGCACCGTAAATCATCGCGTAGGCCAGTGTCCGGTGTTTGCCCGAGACAGTGGCCAGCTTGATCCACATGGGAATGCCGATAAAGCCCGCGATGAAGTAGACGAGCAAGAGCGTGCTCGCAAATTGCGGAAGGCCCATTACCTGCGACGCGAAGAAAATGTAGAGGGCGCCGGTAATCGAGGGCCCAATTCCCACCAGCAGGTCAGCCACCAATATTCTCTGGAGCAACCGATTATTCAGGAGGATCGACAGGGCTTCTCTGGTGTCAAACGCAGCGGGTTTAACCGAAGGTCGTTCCGGTACGAACCAGACCGCAAGGGCGATGGTAATCGGAAGAAGAATGATGATGAACCAGCCCATGGCAGCAACGCCAGCAGCACCTGATCCTTCACCGGTAATCCCTTCAAGGATCGCA
The DNA window shown above is from Parvibaculaceae bacterium PLY_AMNH_Bact1 and carries:
- a CDS encoding MFS transporter (Derived by automated computational analysis using gene prediction method: Protein Homology.), giving the protein MSDNRLPRWRIAMFSLPSIPISALGLPIVVYLPPFYASEMGLSLTLVGTIFLIARLWDVFTDPVLGIVSDRIPSRWGRRRHWIVISAPFLMISAFMLFMPTTPLTGTGMFNWVSSIWTFVDGTPNEMAVYLLCWMVILYIGWTLITISHMSWGAELSPDYDERSVIQGWREFALIFGMFTVLALPAILEGITGEGSGAAGVAAMGWFIIILLPITIALAVWFVPERPSVKPAAFDTREALSILLNNRLLQRILVADLLVGIGPSITGALYIFFASQVMGLPQFASTLLLVYFIAGFIGIPMWIKLATVSGKHRTLAYAMIYGAISLPMVIFFPTESFWWLFFGNTAYGIAYGAGSFLLRSVMADVTDYDNLETGEQRTGMYYSLLTMTGKVGAALAIGITYPLLDWIGFDASGGNSQETLDQLLYIYVGFPALFMLAAAAVMWNFPLNRAEQKLLRERIAARDQHKLDEHPLSDAAAAVTQVGTGGGVADAPTK